A part of Microbacterium atlanticum genomic DNA contains:
- a CDS encoding GNAT family N-acetyltransferase — MVAPVRRATVDDAEVVAALLHDFNSEFDTPSPGTAVLAERLRVLLAGAETFALLGGEPAVGVALVTVRPNVWYPGPVALLDEMYVAPRARGGGVGGAIVDRLVADCRRAGVSAIEINVDEGDVDAQRFYERHGFSGVDPDTDERAFFYSQEL; from the coding sequence ATGGTGGCGCCGGTGCGTAGAGCCACGGTCGACGACGCCGAGGTCGTCGCCGCGCTGCTGCACGATTTCAACAGCGAGTTCGACACGCCCTCTCCGGGCACGGCAGTGCTGGCCGAGCGCCTCCGCGTCCTCCTCGCCGGCGCCGAGACGTTCGCGCTGCTCGGCGGCGAGCCGGCGGTCGGCGTCGCGCTCGTGACCGTGCGGCCCAACGTCTGGTATCCGGGACCGGTCGCGCTGCTCGACGAGATGTACGTCGCACCCCGTGCGCGCGGCGGGGGCGTCGGCGGCGCGATCGTCGACCGCCTCGTGGCGGACTGCCGCCGCGCCGGGGTATCGGCGATCGAGATCAACGTCGACGAGGGTGACGTCGATGCCCAGCGCTTCTATGAGCGCCACGGCTTCTCGGGAGTCGATCCCGACACCGACGAGCGCGCGTTCTTCTACTCGCAGGAGCTCTG
- a CDS encoding formate--tetrahydrofolate ligase has product MSASNIEIAQQAELWPITRIAERLGIPDDELEPYGRYKAKVSLNHLRTLRDKPRGRLVLMTAVSPTPAGEGKTTTTVGLGDALTRIGERAMICLREPALGPVFGMKGGAAGGGYAQVVPMEDINLHFTGDFSAIAIATNLLAALIDNHVHHGNQLGIDVRRVTWRRVLDVNDRALRDTVVGLGGPGNGYPREAGFDIVVASEVMAIFCLATDLADLKERLGEIVVAYTRDRRAVRARDLQAHGAMAAVLRDALAPNLVQTLEHTPAFVHGGPFANIAHGCNSYLATDSALRMADYVVTEAGFGADLGAEKFVDILCRTTGLRPDVAVVVATVRAMKYHGGVEVADLAREDVAALERGTANLVRHLETVRETWGIPAVVAINHRAEDTDAEIAALIAAADAVGVKAVVARHFAQGGAGAEELAREVVRLCAESDAAPVDARAPKSGLRFTYPDDATLWQKMTAIATRIYGASEVTASTTVRAQIKRLQDEGYGGYPVCVAKTQYSFSTDPKLRGAPTGHAVDVREVRLAAGARFVVMVCGDIMTMPGLPAVPAANSIDVDADGRIVGLF; this is encoded by the coding sequence GTGTCCGCGAGCAACATCGAGATCGCACAGCAGGCCGAGCTCTGGCCGATCACCCGGATCGCCGAGCGGCTCGGCATCCCGGACGACGAGCTCGAGCCGTACGGCCGCTACAAGGCGAAGGTGTCGCTGAATCATTTGCGCACGCTGCGCGACAAGCCCCGGGGCCGCCTGGTGCTGATGACCGCCGTCTCGCCGACGCCCGCCGGCGAGGGCAAGACCACGACGACCGTCGGCCTCGGCGACGCGCTCACCCGCATCGGGGAGCGCGCGATGATCTGCCTGCGCGAGCCGGCGCTGGGGCCGGTATTCGGCATGAAGGGCGGGGCTGCGGGCGGCGGGTACGCGCAGGTCGTGCCGATGGAAGACATCAACCTCCACTTCACGGGCGACTTCTCGGCCATCGCCATCGCGACCAATCTGCTCGCGGCGCTGATCGACAACCACGTGCACCATGGCAACCAGCTGGGCATCGACGTGCGGCGCGTGACGTGGCGGCGCGTGCTCGATGTCAACGACCGCGCCCTGCGCGACACCGTCGTCGGGCTCGGCGGCCCTGGCAACGGCTATCCGCGCGAGGCGGGCTTCGACATCGTCGTGGCCAGCGAGGTGATGGCCATCTTCTGCCTGGCCACCGACCTCGCCGACCTCAAGGAGCGGCTCGGCGAGATCGTCGTCGCCTACACGCGCGACCGCCGGGCGGTCCGCGCGCGCGACCTGCAGGCGCACGGCGCGATGGCGGCGGTGCTGCGCGACGCCCTCGCACCCAACCTCGTGCAGACCCTCGAGCACACGCCGGCGTTCGTGCACGGCGGGCCGTTTGCCAACATCGCGCATGGGTGCAACTCGTACCTCGCCACCGATTCGGCGCTGCGCATGGCGGACTACGTCGTCACCGAAGCCGGATTCGGTGCGGATCTCGGCGCCGAGAAGTTCGTCGACATCCTGTGCCGCACGACGGGCCTGCGGCCAGACGTCGCCGTCGTCGTCGCCACCGTGCGCGCCATGAAGTACCACGGCGGCGTCGAGGTGGCCGACCTCGCTCGCGAAGACGTCGCCGCCCTCGAGCGCGGAACGGCCAACCTCGTCCGGCACCTCGAGACCGTGCGCGAGACGTGGGGCATACCCGCCGTCGTCGCCATCAACCATCGCGCGGAGGACACGGATGCCGAGATCGCGGCGCTCATCGCCGCCGCCGACGCGGTCGGGGTGAAAGCGGTCGTGGCTCGGCACTTCGCGCAGGGCGGCGCCGGCGCCGAGGAGCTCGCACGCGAAGTGGTGCGGCTGTGCGCCGAGTCGGATGCCGCGCCGGTCGACGCGCGAGCGCCGAAGAGCGGGCTCCGATTCACCTACCCCGACGACGCGACGCTCTGGCAGAAGATGACGGCCATCGCGACACGCATCTACGGGGCATCCGAAGTCACGGCCTCGACGACGGTGCGCGCCCAGATCAAGCGCCTGCAGGACGAGGGGTACGGCGGCTACCCGGTGTGCGTCGCCAAGACGCAGTACTCCTTCTCCACCGACCCGAAGCTCCGGGGCGCCCCGACCGGGCACGCCGTCGACGTCCGCGAGGTGCGCCTGGCCGCCGGCGCGCGGTTCGTGGTCATGGTGTGCGGCGACATCATGACGATGCCCGGCCTTCCGGCCGTGCCGGCGGCGAACAGCATCGACGTCGACGCGGACGGCAGGATCGTCGGGCTCTTCTGA
- a CDS encoding glycoside hydrolase family 16 protein codes for MVLDMSPLDLTGRVPDVDETFASPTLDSQRWWPFYTPHWSTRDAAAARWQLGSGGLELRIDADTPPWAPDLDGELRVSHLQTGQHSGPPGSGIGQHRFRRGLTVRQEQPERRLWLVRHGVIEVRLAAIRHPDAMVAFWPIGFEDRPEDCGEICIAEIFGSDLDDDGGWVGVGVKPQNDPRLREDFEKIRVDGDLTDFHDYAVEWTPDQLRFFIDGRWVKTVQQRIDYPVQLMLDVYEFPRAGGIRDSSALPHVLRVQRVRSFPPA; via the coding sequence ATGGTGCTCGACATGTCCCCGCTCGACCTCACCGGCCGCGTGCCCGACGTCGACGAGACGTTCGCGTCGCCGACACTCGACTCCCAGCGCTGGTGGCCGTTCTACACACCGCACTGGTCGACGCGGGATGCCGCGGCGGCACGGTGGCAGCTCGGGTCCGGCGGTCTCGAGCTGAGGATCGACGCCGACACCCCGCCGTGGGCGCCTGACCTCGACGGCGAGCTGCGCGTGTCGCACCTGCAGACCGGGCAGCACTCGGGGCCGCCGGGCAGCGGGATCGGACAGCACCGCTTCCGGCGTGGGCTCACGGTGCGGCAGGAGCAGCCGGAGCGCCGGCTCTGGCTCGTGCGCCACGGCGTCATCGAGGTCAGGCTCGCCGCCATCCGGCATCCCGACGCGATGGTCGCGTTCTGGCCGATCGGCTTCGAGGATCGCCCCGAGGACTGCGGCGAGATCTGCATCGCCGAGATCTTCGGCAGCGACCTCGACGACGACGGCGGCTGGGTGGGCGTGGGCGTCAAGCCGCAGAACGACCCGCGGCTGCGCGAGGACTTCGAGAAGATCCGCGTCGACGGCGACCTGACGGACTTCCACGACTACGCGGTGGAGTGGACACCCGATCAGCTGCGCTTCTTCATCGACGGACGGTGGGTCAAGACGGTGCAGCAGAGGATCGACTACCCCGTGCAGCTCATGCTCGACGTGTACGAGTTCCCGCGGGCCGGCGGCATCCGTGACTCTTCCGCACTCCCGCATGTGCTGCGGGTGCAGCGCGTCCGCTCCTTCCCGCCGGCATGA